A region of Homo sapiens chromosome 17, GRCh38.p14 Primary Assembly DNA encodes the following proteins:
- the EVI2A gene encoding protein EVI2A isoform 2 precursor (isoform 2 precursor is encoded by transcript variant 2), with translation MPTDMEHTGHYLHLAFLMTTVFSLSPGTKANYTRLWANSTSSWDSVIQNKTGRNQNENINTNPITPEVDYKGNSTNMPETSHIVALTSKSEQELYIPSVVSNSPSTVQSIENTSKSHGEIFKKDVCAENNNNMAMLICLIIIAVLFLICTFLFLSTVVLANKVSSLRRSKQVGKRQPRSNGDFLASGLWPAESDTWKRTKQLTGPNLVMQSTGVLTATRERKDEEGTEKLTNKQIG, from the coding sequence ATGCCCACGGACATGGAACACACAGGACATTACCTACATCTTGCCTTTCTGATGACAAcagttttttctttgtctcctgGAACAAAAGCAAACTATACCCGTCTGTGGGCTAACAGTACTTCTTCCTGGGATTCAGTTATTCAAAACAAGACAGGcagaaaccaaaatgaaaacattaacacAAACCCTATAACTCCTGAAGTAGATTATAAAGGTAATTCTACAAACATGCCTGAAACATCTCACATCGTAGCTTTAACTTCTAAATCTGAACAGGAGCTTTATATACCTTCTGTCGTCAGCAACAGTCCTTCAACAGTACAGAGCATTGAAAACACAAGCAAAAGTCATGGTGAAATTTTCAAAAAGGATGTCTGTgcggaaaacaacaacaacatggcTATGCTAATTTGCTTAATTATAATTGCAGTGCTTTTTCTTATCTGTACCTTTCTATTTCTATCAACTGTGGTTTTGGCAAACAAAGTCTCTTCTCTCAGACGATCAAAACAAGTAGGCAAGCGTCAGCCTAGAAGCAATGGCGATTTTCTGGCAAGCGGTCTATGGCCCGCTGAATCAGACACttggaaaagaacaaaacagcTCACAGGACCCAACCTAGTGATGCAATCTACTGGAGTGCTCACAGctacaagggaaagaaaagatgaagaaggAACTGAAAAACTTACTAACAAACAGATAGGTTAG
- the EVI2A gene encoding protein EVI2A isoform 1 (isoform 1 is encoded by transcript variant 1), translating into MLLRSWFGNKDFQALPILARLPSMPTDMEHTGHYLHLAFLMTTVFSLSPGTKANYTRLWANSTSSWDSVIQNKTGRNQNENINTNPITPEVDYKGNSTNMPETSHIVALTSKSEQELYIPSVVSNSPSTVQSIENTSKSHGEIFKKDVCAENNNNMAMLICLIIIAVLFLICTFLFLSTVVLANKVSSLRRSKQVGKRQPRSNGDFLASGLWPAESDTWKRTKQLTGPNLVMQSTGVLTATRERKDEEGTEKLTNKQIG; encoded by the exons ATGTTGCTTAGGAGTTGGTTTGGAAACAAAGACTTTCAGGCCCTACCTATACTAGCTAG ATTGCCAAGCATGCCCACGGACATGGAACACACAGGACATTACCTACATCTTGCCTTTCTGATGACAAcagttttttctttgtctcctgGAACAAAAGCAAACTATACCCGTCTGTGGGCTAACAGTACTTCTTCCTGGGATTCAGTTATTCAAAACAAGACAGGcagaaaccaaaatgaaaacattaacacAAACCCTATAACTCCTGAAGTAGATTATAAAGGTAATTCTACAAACATGCCTGAAACATCTCACATCGTAGCTTTAACTTCTAAATCTGAACAGGAGCTTTATATACCTTCTGTCGTCAGCAACAGTCCTTCAACAGTACAGAGCATTGAAAACACAAGCAAAAGTCATGGTGAAATTTTCAAAAAGGATGTCTGTgcggaaaacaacaacaacatggcTATGCTAATTTGCTTAATTATAATTGCAGTGCTTTTTCTTATCTGTACCTTTCTATTTCTATCAACTGTGGTTTTGGCAAACAAAGTCTCTTCTCTCAGACGATCAAAACAAGTAGGCAAGCGTCAGCCTAGAAGCAATGGCGATTTTCTGGCAAGCGGTCTATGGCCCGCTGAATCAGACACttggaaaagaacaaaacagcTCACAGGACCCAACCTAGTGATGCAATCTACTGGAGTGCTCACAGctacaagggaaagaaaagatgaagaaggAACTGAAAAACTTACTAACAAACAGATAGGTTAG